A single region of the Brachypodium distachyon strain Bd21 chromosome 3, Brachypodium_distachyon_v3.0, whole genome shotgun sequence genome encodes:
- the LOC100843974 gene encoding probable sucrose-phosphate synthase 2: MVGNDNWINSYLDAILDAGKSAIGGDRPSLLLRERGHFSPARYFVEEVITGYDETDLYKTWLRANAMRSPQERNTRLENMTWRIWNLARKKKEFEKEEACRLLKRHPETEKTRTDATADMSEDLFEGEKGEDAGDPSVAYGDSTTGSSPKTSSVDKLYIVLISLHGLVRGENMELGRDSDTGGQVKYVVEFAKALSSSPGVYRVDLLTRQILAPNFDRSYGEPAEMLVSTTFKNSKHEKGENSGGYIIRIPFGPKDKYLAKEHLWPFIQEFVDGALSHIVRMSKTIGEEIGCGHPVWPAVIHGHYASAGIAAALLSGALNLPMAFTGHFLGKDKLEGLLKQGRQSREQINMTYKIMRRIEAEELSLDASEIVIASTRQEIEEQWNLYDGFEVILARKLRARVKRGANCYGRFMPRMVIIPPGVEFGHIIHDFDMDGEEENHGPASEDPPIWSQIMRFFTNPRKPMILAVARPYPEKNITTLVKAFGECRPLRELANLTLIMGNREAISKMHNTSASVLTSVLTLIDEYDLYGQVAYPKHHKHSEVPDIYRLATRTKGAFVNVAYFEQFGVTLIEAAMNGLPIIATKNGAPVEIHQVLNNGLLVDPHDQNAIADALYKLLSEKQLWSRCRENGLKNIHQFSWPEHCKNHLSRILTLGPRSPAIGSKEERSKAPISGRKHIIVISVDSVNKEDLVRIIRNAIEAAHTESVPASTGFVLSTSLTISEICSLLVSAGMHPAGFDAFICNSGSSIYYPSYSGDTPSNSKVTHTIDQNHQSHIEYRWGGEGLRKYLVKWATSVVERKGRIERQMIFEDSEHSSTYCLAFKVVNPNHLPPLKELRKLMRIQSLRCNALYNHSATRLSVTPIHASRSQAIRYLFIRWGIELPNVVVLVGESGDSDYEELLGGLHRTIILKGDFNIPANRIHTVRRYPLQDVVALDSSNIIEVEGCTTNDIKSALRQIGVPTQ, from the exons atggtgggCAACGACAACTGGATCAACAGCTACCTCGACGCCATCCTCGACGCCGGCAAGTCGGCTATCGGCGGCGACCGCCCCTCCTTGCTCCTCCGCGAGCGCGGCCACTTCTCCCCGGCCCGCTACTTCGTCGAGGAGGTCATCACCGGCTACGATGAGACCGACCTGTACAAGACATGGCTCCGC GCGAACGCGATGCGGAGCCCGCAGGAGAGGAACACGCGGCTGGAGAACATGACGTGGAGGATCTGGAACctcgcgaggaagaagaaagag TTTGAGAAAGAAGAAGCCTGTCGTTTGTTGAAACGACATCCAGAAACCGAGAAAACACGAACAGATGCTACAGCGGATATGTCTGAAGATCTCTTTGAGggagaaaaaggagaagatgCTGGTGATCCATCTGTTGCCTATGGTGACAGCACCACAGGGAGCTCACCCAAGACAAGTTCAGTTGACAAGCTCTACATAGTATTGATCAG TCTACATGGTCTGGTCCGTGGCGAGAATATGGAGTTAGGCCGGGATTCAGATACCGGTGGCCAG GTCAAATATGTTGTTGAATTTGCTAAAGCATTGAGTTCATCTCCTGGAGTCTACCGGGTTGATTTGCTCACAAGACAAATCTTAGCACCAAATTTCGATCGTAGTTATGGTGAACCTGCAGAAATGTTGGTTTCAACAACCTTTAAAAATTCTAAACATGAAAAGGGAGAGAACAGTGGTGGGTACATCATTAGGATACCATTTGGACCAAAAGACAAGTACCTAGCTAAAGAACATCTGTGGCCTTTTATTCAAGAATTTGTTGATGGTGCACTCAGCCATATTGTGCGGATGTCAAAAACCATTGGTGAAGAAATTGGCTGTGGGCATCCAGTATGGCCTGCTGTGATTCATGGGCATTATGCAAGTGCAGGAATAGCCGCTGCTCTGTTATCTGGAGCACTTAACCTGCCGATGGCATTCACAGGACATTTTCTTGGGAAAGATAAACTGGAAGGGCTTCTCAAGCAAGGGCGACAATCAAGGGAACAAATAAATATGACGTATAAAATAATGCGCCGGATTGAGGCAGAAGAATTGTCTCTCGATGCATCAGAAATTGTTATTGCTAGTACTAGACAAGAAATCGAAGAGCAGTGGAACTTGTATGATGGTTTTGAGGTCATACTTGCAAGGAAGCTTAGAGCAAGAGTCAAGCGTGGTGCTAACTGCTATGGTCGCTTTATGCCTCGTATGGTT ATAATTCCTCCTGGTGTTGAATTTGGTCATATCATTCATGATTTTGATATGGACGGcgaagaagaaaatcatggCCCAGCCTCTGAGGATCCACCTATCTGGTCTCAG ATAATGCGCTTCTTTACAAATCCTAGGAAGCCTATGATTCTGGCTGTTGCTCGCCCATATCCTGAAAAGAATATCACAACGCTTGTAAAGGCTTTTGGTGAATGTCGCCCACTAAGGGAGCTCGCGAACCTC ACACTAATAATGGGTAATCGTGAGGCTATTTCAAAGATGCACAACACGAGCGCTTCTGTCTTGACATCAGTGCTTACCCTAATTGATGAATATGATTTGTATGGTCAAGTTGCATATCCCAAGCATCATAAGCACTCTGAAGTTCCTGACATTTATCGTTTGGCCACAAGAACAAAG GGGGCTTTTGTAAATGTGGCTTATTTTGAACAATTTGGTGTTACCTTGATAGAG GCTGCTATGAATGGTTTGCCTATTATTGCTACAAAAAATGGAGCTCCCGTCGAAATTCATCAG GTGCTCAACAATGGTCTCCTTGTCGATCCGCATGATCAGAATGCCATTGCAGATGCACTGTATAAACTTCTTTCCGAGAAGCAACTTTGGTCAAGATGCAGAGAAAACGGGCTAAAAAATATTCACCAGTTTTCGTGGCCTGAACATTGTAAGAATCACTTGTCAAGGATATTGACTCTTGGTCCGAGATCTCCTGCTATTGGTAGCAAAGAGGAAAGGAGTAAGGCACCTATATCAGGAAGGAAGCATATCATTGTTATTTCTGTAGACTCTGTTAACAAGGAAGATCTAGTCCGCATCATCAGAAATGCTATTGAGGCTGCGCATACAGAAAGCGTGCCAGCTTCAACTGGTTTTGTGCTGTCAACTTCACTAACAATATCAGAGATATGCTCGCTGCTAGTATCTGCAGGCATGCATCCTGCTGGTTTTGATGCTTTCATCTGCAATAGTGGGAGTAGCATTTATTATCCTTCATATTCTGGTGATACCCCAAGCAATTCAAAGGTTACACATACAATAGATCAAAATCACCAATCACATATTGAGTATCGTTGGGGAGGAGAAGGTCTAAGAAAGTATCTAGTTAAATGGGCTACTTCAGTGGTTGAAAGGAAGGGAAGAATCGAAAGGCAAATGATTTTTGAAGATTCAGAACACTCATCTACCTATTGTCTTGCATTTAAAGTGGTCAATCCAAATCAT CTACCTCCTCTAAAGGAGTTGAGGAAGTTGATGAGAATTCAGTCACTCCGTTGTAATGCGTTGTATAACCACAGCGCTACCAGACTGTCTGTAACTCCTATTCATGCATCGCGTTCCCAGGCAATAAG gtACTTGTTTATTCGCTGGGGAATAGAGTTGCCAAATGTTGTAGTCCTTGTTGGTGAAAGTGGCGATTCAGATTACGAAGAACTGCTAGGGGGTCTCCACAGGACCATAATCCTTAAGGGCGACTTCAACATCCCTGCAAATAGAATCCACACAGTCAGAAGGTATCCCTTGCAGGATGTCGTCGCACTTGACAGCTCAAATATCATCGAAGTCGAGGGTTGCACTACAAATGACATTAAGTCTGCTCTGCGGCAGATTGGTGTACCGACACAATAA
- the LOC100837084 gene encoding serine carboxypeptidase-like 51, with translation MEQFVYTGRRRHYLDVQLLPGPAMASSILKMDKQCRPLALLLAALFCSLSLLRACSAAASVTAGAPDGSQLWGYVEVRPKANLFWWYYKSPQRVSAPSAAPWPTVLWLQGGPGASGVGIGNFLEMGPLDVNLSPRNWTWLQKADLIFVDNPVGVGYSYAEDPSVLVKTDWEAAEDATALLAALAREVPALQQGSPLFLVAESYGGKYAATLGVSAARAIRAGRLNLTLGGVALGDSWISPEDFTLSYAPLLLDVSRLDDNAGDAAKQKAATVKEQIAAGQLTAAWTSWTDLLQFIDTKSAGVDTYNFLLDSGMDPVSATASNAHAQAMKYSTYLRNTEAAGDANTIDGIMNGVIKEKLKIIPNNLTWQGLSRPVYNTLVDEIMRPRIDEVDELLSYGVNVTVYNGQLDVICSTIGAEAWVQKLKWDGLKNFTSLPRQPLYCGSSKVTQAFVRTYKNLHFYWILGAGHFVPADQPCVALSMISSITQSPAS, from the exons ATGGAACAATTCGTTTATACGGGACGCAGGCGCCACTATCTAGACGTGCAATTGCTACCTGGGCCGGCAATGGCAAGCAGCATTTTGAAAATGGACAAGCAATGCCGTCCTCTGGCTCTGCTGCTTGCAGCCCTCTTCTGCAGCCTCTCTCTGCTCCGCGCTTgttccgccgccgcgtccgttACCGCCGGCGCCCCCGACGGCAGCCAGCTCTGGGGATACGTCGAAGTCCGGCCGA AGGCCAATCTTTTCTGGTGGTACTACAAGAGCCCGCAGCGGGTGTcggcgccgtccgccgccccaTGGCCAACCGTCCTCTGGCTTCAGGGCGGCCCG GGAGCGTCGGGCGTTGGGATCGGCAACTTCCTGGAGATGGGGCCTTTGGACGTGAACCTGAGCCCGCGCAACTGGACGTGGCTGCAGAAGGCGGACCTCATCTTCGTGGACAACCCCGTGGGCGTCGGCTACAGCTACGCCGAGGACCCGAGCGTCCTGGTGAAGACGGactgggaggcggcggaggacgccaCGGCGCTCCTGGCGGCGCTCGCCAGGGAGGTGCCGGCCTTGCAGCAGGGGAGCCCGCTGTTCCTCGTCGCCGAGTCCTACGGCGGCAAGTACGCCGCCACGCTCGGCGTCTCCGCCGCCAGGGCCATCCGCGCCGGCCGGCTCAACCTCACCCTCGGCGGCGTCGCGCTCGGCGATAGCTGGATCTCGCCCGAAGATTTCACT CTCTCCTACGCGCCGCTGCTCCTGGACGTGTCGAGGCTGGACGACAacgccggcgacgccgccaAGCA GAAAGCGGCGACAGTGAAGGAGCAGATCGCGGCGGGGCAGCTTACGGCCGCGTGGACCTCGTGGACGGACTTGCTGCAGTTTATAGACACCAAGAGCGCCGGCGTC GACACGTACAATTTCTTGCTTGACTCCGGCATGGACCCGgtgtcggcgacggcgagcaaTGCCCATGCCCAGGCGATGAAGTACTCAACGTACCTCCGCAACACGGAGGCCGCGGGCGACGCCAACACCATCGACGGCATCATGAATGGGGTCATCAAGGAAAAGCTCAAGATCATCCCCAATAACCTGACCTGGCAAGGGCTTTCGCGCCCGGTCTACAACACGCTCGTCGACGAGATCATGAGGCCCAGGATCGACGAG GTTGACGAGCTGCTGTCTTACGGTGTGAATGTGACCGTGTACAATGGCCAG CTCGACGTGATCTGCTCGACGATCGGCGCAGAAGCCTGGGTACAGAAGCTCAA ATGGGATGGGTTGAAGAACTTCACGAGCCTGCCAAGGCAGCCTCTGTATTGTGGGTCTTCCAAGGTCACCCAGGCCTTCGTCAGAACATACAAGAACCTCCACTTCTACTGGATCCTTGGAGCTGGCCACTTC GTGCCCGCTGACCAGCCTTGCGTTGCGCTGAGCATGATCAGTAGCATAACCCAGTCTCCAGCCAGTTAG